The genomic segment TGCAAACAACATTAATTTAACAATGAATAACATATTTTTACCTATAAAGCAAATATTGATTTCTTTAGTGTTTTTTTGTTACTTTTACCCATATTATTTACAATAAAACCTAATTTTTCTTGAAATTACCTTTAATAAACACCAGTTATAAGATACCTATTAAGTATCATTTTATATTTTGGGGAGGCTATTTTATTTTAAATTTTATTAGATGGGGGAGCTATTTTAACGACTATTGGTATTCTATAAAATCGAACTTAGTAGAATTTCCTCTGCATATTATTATTGTGTATTTTAATATTTATTATTTATTTCCAAATTTTATCCTTAAGAAAAAATATTATATGTTTTTCTTATATTTTATTTCTTCCTTAATAGTACTTTATTTCGTTAGAACTGGTTTTAATTATTTATTGGTTTCTGAAAAAATTTGGCCAGAGGCAGAAGGCATACAAGAAGCATTTACGTTTAACCATGTTATAGCAGTTGTATTAGGTGAAATTTATGTAATTGCATTTGCTTCTACCATTAAGTTAATGTTAGATTGGATGTACGAAAAAAATAGAGTAGATAGTTTGCAGGCCATGCAACTAAAAACAGAACTACAATTTTTAAAAGCACAAATACAACCCCATTTCTTTTTTAACACATTAAATAATTTATATGCACTAACATTAACAGATAACAAACAAGCGTCTGACGTTGTTTTAAAATTGTCTAAAATAATGGAGTATATTTTATACGATGCTAAAGAACCTAAAGTTAAGCTTTTAAAAGAAATAAAACACATTCAAAATTATATAGATTTAGAAAAATTAAGGTATGATGACAAGTTGATTGTAGAATTTACGATACAAGGAGCTATCAATAATCAAAAAGTACCACCTTTACTTTTTTTATCTTTTATAGAAAATTGCTTTAAACACGGTTCTAAAGAAAATGAGAATTTAGAAATTCTTATTGCATTCGAATTAACACCCAATAACCTATTAAGATTTTCTGTGTCGAATAATTACAACCCAGCTGTAAAACAAACGAAGAAACATGGTATTGGAAACAAAAATTTAGAAAGAAGACTAGAACTTCTATTTAAAAATAAATATACTTTGTCTAAAGTGAGAAAAGACGATAAATATATGGTAGATTTAACCATACAACTATAACATCTGTTCAAATGAAAATAAACTGTATAATTATAGATGATGAGCCACTTGCCATTAAAGTGGTGGAAAACCATTTAAAAGAATTTCAGGATTTTAAAATTCTAGCTACTTTTAATAACCCTGTAAAAGCCTTATCTACCTTGCAAAATGAAGCTGTTGACGTTTTATTCTTAGATATTAATATGCCTAAAATGTCTGGTTTAGATTTTGCAAAAACATTAAACCCAGATATTCATGTTATTATAACCACTGCCTACAGAGAATATGCTGTAGAAAGTTACGATTTAAATGTTTTAGATTATTTAGTAAAACCCATTCCATTTACTCGATTTTTAAAAACAATTAATAGAATTACTCGACAAGTAGAACTCCAAAAAGGAATTAAAATAAAGGAAGAAGAAGTACATAACGATTACTATATTTTTTTAAAGGTTGAAAAAAAGCTGGTAAAAATTAAATTTGATGACATTTTATATATTGAAAGCCTAAAAGATTACATAAAAGTATTTACAACTACAGGTAATTATTTAGTACACAGGTCTTTAACAAGTATTACTGAAGAATTACCACAAGATTGTTTTATAAGAATTCATCGTTCTTTTACAATTGCTATTGATAAGGTTTGTTCTGTTGAAGGAAATTTAGTAGAAATAAACACGAAGCGAATTCCTATTGGAAGAAAATACGTAAATCACGCTAAAAAAATTATTCTAAAAACAGATTAGCAAAAACTTCTCTTTATCTACTTCGATATTTTGTTTGGCATCTATATACTGTTATTGGCAGAATTAATTTAGTATTTAAAACGTTAAGTATTACTTTTCGTTTATCTAAGTAACTATGCATTATGATAAAAAAAAGAATTGAATCCGTAGATATTTTAAGAGGAATTACCATCTGTGCAATGATTTTAGTAAATACCCCAGGTACATGGAGCGCAGTTTATTCGCCATTATTACATGCAAAATGGCATGGATTAACACCAACAGATTTAATATTTCCTTTCTTTTTATTTATTGTAGGAATCTCTATTTTCTTTGCTTATAAATACAAAAATCCTTCGAAAGATATTTACAAGAAAATTGTTATAAGATCTCTAAAGTTAGTTGGTTTAGGATTGTTTTTAAACCTTTTTATTCCCTATTTCCCGTTTTTTCAAGATTTTGAAACCCTACGTTTTTTAGGAGTTCTACAAAGAATTGGAATTGTTTTTTTTATCTCTGCTATTTTATATCTTCATTTTAATTGGAGAGTTTTGGCAGGAATTACAATTTCTATACTTATTATATATTGGGTTTTATTAGGTTTTGTTCTACTGCCAAATGGAACTTTACCAACATTTAACAGAGCTCCAAATAATTGGGCAATGTACATAGATTCCAATATTTTAGGAAAACATATGTGGCAACCAGATTACGACCCAGAAGGTCTTTTAAGCACCATTCCATCCATTGCTTCTTGTCTTATTGGTGTGTTAATTGGAACACTTTTAGACCAGTTAAAAAACATAAAACCACTACTTCTTGTTTCTTTTGTATTTCTAATTTTAGGCTATACTTTAAACTTATACTTTCCAATAAATAAAGCCATTTGGAGCAGCTCTTTTGTTTTAACTACAAGTGGTTGGGCAAGTTTAATATTGGCAGGAATTTACTATTTAGTAGATCTTAAAAACGTAAAATTTGGACGTATTTTTAAATATGTAGGTATGAATGCAATTACCATTTATTTCCTTTCCAGCTTTATCTCTAAAACCTTCTATTTAACCAAAGTGAGCGAAACAGAAAATATCCATTCTTTTTTGTTTAAGAATATCTATATTCAATCGTTTTTTAGTGCCGAGTTTTCGTCGATGTTATACGCAATAACAGTAGTCGCTTTTTATGTTCTTTTGGGCTATATTCTCTTTAAAAAGAAAATTTTTATAAAAGTTTAAACAGGCAAAGTAGTAATAAAATTAATCGTTTGTTTGTTAAACGTTTCTGGCTGTTCTACGTTTACAACATGTCCACAATTATCCACCACAAAAAGAGATGAGGTTTTGTGTTTTGCAACAATGTTTTTAATAGAAGGTAAAAACAAATGATCTTCTGACCCCATCACATAAAATGTAGGAATATTTATGTCTTTTGTTCTAAAAAAACGCAAAAGTGGGTTTATTTCTGAAGTTAATTTAAACCAACGTAAAAATTCTTTTTGGTACAATTTCTTGGCTTCATTTACAAACAACAATCTCGATTTCTTGTGATTTTTCTTCGGCATAATAATAAATGCAAAGAGTTTGTACAATAGCATGTATGGCACCACAGATTTAAAAATATTACCAACTTTCATAAGTACTTGAGAGCGAAAATTCAACTTAATAATTGCACCACCCATAATCATACTTTTTACCAATTCTGGCTTTTTTTCTGCAAGGTTTCTTATGAGAATCGTTCCTAGAGAAATTCCGATAAAATGCGATTTTTTAATTTTTAAATGTTCAATAACCTCAACAATATCTGCAGTAATAGAATCGAATGTATATTTAAGATTAAAGGTGTCTTTTAATTTTGGTTTGCTGTTTCCATGTCCACGTAAATCGAGAATTAAAACATTAAAACATTTTTTAAAATCGCGAATTTGTTTATACCAAATAGAACTACTACCTCCTGCACCATGTACAAAAGTTACCCATTCTGTGGACGTTTTATGAGGATATGAATAGTAGTTTAACAAACTTTTTACTTAAATTTAGTTTGTAAAAATAGGGCTTTTAAATTTGAGTCGTTTTTTTAGCTAAATTTATTCATAAACCTAAAATAAAAATTACGAAAAAGACATTTTTAATCGTGGGTTTAATAAGTATTATCAACTTTAACTCTTGTAAAAATAAAGAAAAAAAGGAAACTAAATCTTCATCAAAAAAAACAGAAACTATCATCGAAAAAATGGAAGATTCTACAAAAGAAATAGAAAATTCTGTAAAAAGAGTAACGCCTTCCGCAGAAAAAAAAATTATAAATACTGATGAAAAAACTAAATATAACAAGTTTACAATTACTGAAAACAGTGTAAATGGCATTCAAACTTGGAATTACTCTTTTCTGCTAAATAACACAGCTTTTAATACGTATAAAGTAGACGAATCTAAGATAAAACCATCTACAAAAATTAAAAAAATAACGATTAGAAAATAGTTTAAAAACTCTTTTTTAGCTTTTATGCTCCCTTTTTTAAACTGTTGGAAGTATCTTTGCAAAAATTTTACCTCTGAAAAAAACTATCTGTATAGTACTATTTATAGCTTTTGCTTTTAGACCCGTATATCATCTTGCATATATTGGGTATTTTCAGTTGAATATCGATTATATTATCGAAACCTATTGTGTTAATAAAGACAAACCAGCATTGCAATGTAATGGTAAATGTCATTTAGCAAAAAAAATTACACCAAATTTAAATACTTCAGACAATGAAACCAAAGCTTTAAACATTGCTTCTGGAGCATTTTTCCCAGTTTTTCATCAAAAAACAGCTGTTTATTCAGCTAAAATTGCATTTCTCAACAAAAATAAAAATTGTTGGAAAACAACTTCTTCTAAGCCTATTTCAGTAATAAATGGCTTGGATCATCCACCAGACTTCTACTTTTAAATATCCGTTATAAGTATATTTCTATACTTCTATTTTTCAACTTTAAAATTGTAAGATTATTTTTTGTCTGCACTTTTTTAATTGTAAAATAATACATCAATATTTAATAATTACACCATTTTATTTTACAGAAAAAAAACGATTTCACGAACTGTAGAATTAAAAAAACACATAAAAAATGAAAATTTTAAAATACATCGCTGTTTTATTTTTAACAGCAACAATTGCCTCTTGTTCCTCTTCCTCTGAAGACGATTTAATTGGAGAAGGAAACGTAAGATTAGAATTCGATAATGCTTACAAAACGTCTGATTTATTATTAAAAACAACTCCATACAAAGCAAATGAAACAGAGAAAATTAAAATTTCTAAAGTAAAATATATCGTAAGTAATATTCGCTTAGAAAATGCCACTGGAAACGTATTTACCTACCCAAAAAACGATTCTTATTTTATTGTAGATGAAGAAGTGGAAACCTCTCAATTTATTACTTTAACTGGAGTTCCTGCAGACAATTACACAAAAGTAACGTTCGGAATTGGGGTAGACCAAGAGAAGTATTTAGAAGGCGCAACTGGTCAGGGAGATTTTTTATCAAAAGCAAAAGAAGCAGGCATGATGTGGAGCTGGCAAGCTGGTTATAAATTTATCGTTTTCGAAGGAATGTACACATCTAGCACAACAACTACAGAAACCGCTTTTGCGTTTCACATGGGAAGCCATGGAACTGCTGTAGATAACTACAAAGAAGTTACGTTAAATTTAACGAATTCTGCAAGAGTTAGAACCAATGCAACACCAGAAATTCACATCGTTTCTAACGTTGCTAATATTTTAGACGGAACCACTAAATTTATGTTAGATGATGCTCCACAAATTCATGTAGATGGATTAAAATCACCACAAATTGCAACAAATGTAAATGGTATGTTTTCTGTAAATCACGTACATAACTAAAATAGAAAGAAGCAGTCTCAAAAGTATTAGAATTTGTCATTTCTGACTGTAGTGGAGAAATATTAATTATTGAATTTCAATCTTTTATATTTTTTGATTTCGCTAAAAAAGACAACCAAATTTATTTTTGAGATAGCTTCTTTTCTCCTAAAATTATGAAAAAAATACTCATAACCATTTTAGGAATTTTTACCCTTTTTTCTTGCTCTAAAGAGGAAGAGGAATATGTACACATTCCTAGAGACGTAACTTTAAAAATACCCAGTAATTTTCCAGATATAGCTTACAATCTTAATAAAAACCCATTAACTGAAGATGGAATTGCACTCGGAAAAAAACTTTTCTACGAAGGAAGGTTGGCTTCAAATGGCATCATTTCTTGCGGTTTTTGCCACGAACAGCAATCTGCATTTACACATCATGGACACACAATTAGCCATGGAGTTGATGGAAAAATGGGGTTTAGAAACACACAACCCATTCAGAATTTGGCTTTTTTTAGCGAATTTACTTGGGATGGCGCCGCAATTCATTTAGACTTGCAACCCATAATTCCTATTACAAGCGATGTTGAAATGAATGAAACCATTCCTTCTATAATTTCGAAATTGAGTTCTTATAGAGAATATGACCTTTTATTTACAAACGCTTTTGGCGATTCCGAAGTAAATTCCGAACGCATTTTAAAAGCGCTTTCTCAGTTTATGCTTACCATAATTTCTGGGGATTCGAAATACGATAAAGTTATTCGAAAAGAAGGTAAGATGCAGTTTTCAACTTTAGAAAATAAAGGGTTTACCATTTTTAATAACAAATGTGCTTCTTGCCATTCTGGATCTTTATTTACGGACAAAAATTATAGAAATAACGGAATTCCTGTCAACCCAAAATTCCCTGAGGAAGAAGGTAGAAAAAGAGTTTCTGGTTTAGCCGAAGATTATTATAAATTTAGAGTGCCAAGTTTAAGAAATATCGAAAAATCTTTCCCTTACATGCATGATGGACGATTTGGAACCTTAGAAGATGTCTTAGATTTTTATACAGATGGAATGGTAGAAAATGGTGGAAAAGTAGATCCATTATTGGTAAAAACAAATGGAACTTTAGGCATCGATTTAACCACAGAAGGTAAAAAAGCAATAATTGCTTTCTTAAAAACATTAACAGACAAAACATTTTTAAGTGATGAAAGATTTGCTGAATATTAATAAAAAAAAGACGCTTATTTTGGTAGGATTTTTGCTTATTTCCTATTCGAATTTTGCAAGAGAAACAAAAGATCCTATTTACAAATACAAACCAACATCTGTAAAATTTTTCTGCGATTTATGTGGTTGTTCCACAAGTAGTGGAAGTTTTGGTTTGGGCACTTTAAACAATGCCAGCTTTGTTGGCGTGCGTTATATTTATCTAAAATTTGAATCTAAAGACGGTATTTTCTCCAATTCTCCAACAAGTACAGAGAATTTTCATACCTACCAACTTTGGGGAAGAGTGCCTTTGAGCGAGAAATTTTATCTGAGTGCCATTTTGCCTTATCAAGATTTAAGGAGACAGTTTTCCGACAGAGAAGAAAATATAAATGGCTTTGGAGATGCCACAATTATGGGCTGGTATAAAATAAAATTCTACAAAAAATTGGACGAAGAAAAAGCCAAATTATACTCGAATGTGCAAAGAGAACCTTCTGGGCATTCTTTGGAAATTGGTTTGGGCGCAAAATTACCAACTGGAAAATTCGAACAAATTTTAACAGACAGAGTAAACCCAGGTTTTCAATTAGGAACCGGAAGTTTCGACGCAATTTTTTCAGTTGCACACAGTTATGGTGCAGATAAAATTGGTGTAAACAGCACTTTAACTTACTATTTAAAAGGTAAAAATAAAAACAATTACAAGTTTGGGAATCAGTTTAGTTATGCTTCGAATTTATTCTATGCAATTTCTAAAGAAAAGTTTATGTTGTTGCCTTTTGTAGGAGTTTCTGGTAATATTTACGATAAAATAGAACAGTTTAGAGAAGAAGTTCCAAAAACCGATGGAAACGTTTTTAACGGAACTTTTGGTGCAGAAGTAACTACTAGAGGTTTTATTTTTGGTGCAAATTACACCTTGCCAATTTTACATAATTTATTTGGTGGAAATGTAACTCCTAAAAATGCAATTTCTTTTTATTTGAACTTTAATTTGAATAATTAAATAAAACCTTTTGTAAGAAATAAAAGCATAAAAAAAAGACGAGCATTTCTGCTCGTCTTTTCAACCAACTAAACTTAAAAACTACTCTACTATTAAAGTATATTGTGGTGTTTTGTTAAAAGGACAAAAGTATTTATAAGTCCCTTTTTTAAGTGTTACTTCTTTAGAAGATTCTGTCTTACCATGCTTTACCATTTGAGAAACATAGGCATTTTTTATATGATTTTCTGGGTTTTTTCCATCTTTACCATCTTCAATTAATACCAAACCAACTTCTGGTGAAGCGTTGTTATTAGATACTTTAAAAACATAGGTTCCTTCAGATAAAGTAATTTGCTTTTGCGTAAATTCTCCTTTCGTTTGCTCTAAGGAAACTGTTTTTACAGCATTATTTTTCGTTATTTTGTCTTGTGCATTTGTGTTGAATGTAAAACCTACTACGAATACTAAAATTGCGATTATTTTTTTCATTATTTCTATTATTTTATATTTATGTTATTAATTTGTTTTTTCGAGCGCAGTCTAGAAACCTCTTTCCTTTTTGGCTCTAATTTGTAGAATTGAATTTTTTAAACTGTTGCTAAAATATCTGATACTGCTACTACTGGAAAATCTACAGCTACTTCTGTGGTTCTATGGAAATAGTTAGTAATGGTAATTTCTCCCACTAAAATTACTGCATCTGCAATGTTTCCTTTTGTATAACCTTGCTCGAATAAATTTTCTAAAATTTTTGGGTCTGTTGCCCCCCTATTTAAAGCAATGTTTTTTGCAAATTTTGCCAAAGCATCTAATTTTGAATCGAAAGATGCTGTTCCTGCTCTTAATTCTAAAATTTGGTTTGCTGTAAAACCGTTCATTTTACCAATTGCAGTATGAGCAGATAAACAATATACACATTCGTTTACTTGACTTACAGCCAAATTAATTACTTCTTTTTCTTTTGCTGAAAAACTTGTTTTTCCATTTCCAATTGCTAAAAAGTTTGCCAAAGCAGTTTTACTATGTGCAAAAGTTGCGTATAAATTGGGTACAAAACCTAATCCTTTTTCTAACTGATTAAAAATTGCTTGGTTGTTTTCTGATACTTCGTTTTTTTTGGGAACGTTAAATGTGCTCATAATTTTCTTTGTGCTGAATTTAGTTCGGCATCTTTTTATTTGTGTTAAACTTTATTTATTTTATACTGAAACAAGTTCAGCATCTTGTTACTATTAATTTTTTGTCATTTCGACCTTGTAGAGAAATCTTTTTTATTAAATTATTAAAATCTAGATTTCTCAATTCCACTGCGTTTTTATTCGAATAACAAGTTGCTATTTGCAAGTACAAATTTGTTGTTCTTGGTTTTCTTCATCATACATTTGGTAACCCCAACAGTTTGGACATTGTGTGTTTTCTATTGTTTTCATAATATTTTGCTGAATTTAGTTCAGCATCTTTTTTAGTTAAACTTCTTTTTTTAATACTAAAAACAAGTTCAGTATTTTTTGATACTACAAAGGTGCAACCAACTTTAACCTTTAAAAATGGACAAAAGTTCCTTTGGTTTGGACAGCTTAAAAAAGGTGCTTTAAACTGTTAATTTTATCTCTTAAATTACTTTCGTTAATTAAACCTATGTGTCTGTCTGTAGCTTGTCCGTCTTTAAAAAAAATTAACGTTGGTATGTTTCTAATTCCAAATTTTGATGCAATTTCTGGGTACTCATCTACATTTACTTTTTTGATAGTAATCTCGTCTTTTAATTCGTCTGCTAATTTGTGAATTGTTGGCAATAAAGTTTGGCAAGGTCCACACCATTCTGCATAAAAATCTAATAATACATTGCTGTTATTTTCTATGACATTTGTGAAATCTGTTTGTTCTAATTGTGCTTCCATTTTTTTGTTTTATTTTATATTTTAATATTCTTTTAAGACTTTCTTAAAATGACTTGTTTTTGATACTGAAACATGTTCAGCATTTTCTACACTGCAAAGATGCAACCAACATGAAGGTTTAAAAATGGACAAAAGTTCTTTCTGTTAGGACTTGCTAAAAGTTTACTAAAAAAGAAGACCTCACAGGTTTTAAAAACCTCGTATGTTTGTGTTTGATTAAATTGAAGAATAAAAATACATAAAGTTCATTGAAAAAAGGATAAAAATGTTTTGTTTTGATACTTAAACAAACAAAGAACTAGGTAAGTGCAAGAAACAAACCTTGATAATGCATTTGCATATATCGTCTTTCAGAATATCCTCTTACCTAGCTTTCTTTCTTTAGAACCTGAACAGTATTTTAGGAATAATTTCAATAATTATATCCAGTATTATTACGAGGTTAGGCTGTGGGAAGAATTCTTTGTAAATCTAACAAAATGGACAAAGTAATTAAACAAGTAGTAGGCATTGATGTTTCTTGTAAGAAATTTGATGTATGTTTTCAAGAGCAAACACAAACAGGAAGTTTAAGTATTAAAGGCACACGTAGTTTTAGTAATGATCTAAAAGGCTTTAAAGACTATTTAATATGGTTTTCTAAACGTAAAAAGGAAGTTTATTTAGTTCATATTATGGAGGCTACAGGTGTTTATCATGAGAATTTATGTTATTTCTTATTTGAACAGCAAGAAAAAGTAAGTGTACAATTAGCACAAAAGATAAAATATTTTGGAAAAAGTTTACATCAAAAAACAAAAACAGATAAAGCTGATGCT from the Polaribacter cellanae genome contains:
- a CDS encoding cupredoxin domain-containing protein, producing the protein MKKIIAILVFVVGFTFNTNAQDKITKNNAVKTVSLEQTKGEFTQKQITLSEGTYVFKVSNNNASPEVGLVLIEDGKDGKNPENHIKNAYVSQMVKHGKTESSKEVTLKKGTYKYFCPFNKTPQYTLIVE
- a CDS encoding LytR/AlgR family response regulator transcription factor — encoded protein: MKINCIIIDDEPLAIKVVENHLKEFQDFKILATFNNPVKALSTLQNEAVDVLFLDINMPKMSGLDFAKTLNPDIHVIITTAYREYAVESYDLNVLDYLVKPIPFTRFLKTINRITRQVELQKGIKIKEEEVHNDYYIFLKVEKKLVKIKFDDILYIESLKDYIKVFTTTGNYLVHRSLTSITEELPQDCFIRIHRSFTIAIDKVCSVEGNLVEINTKRIPIGRKYVNHAKKIILKTD
- a CDS encoding MbnP family protein, with protein sequence MKILKYIAVLFLTATIASCSSSSEDDLIGEGNVRLEFDNAYKTSDLLLKTTPYKANETEKIKISKVKYIVSNIRLENATGNVFTYPKNDSYFIVDEEVETSQFITLTGVPADNYTKVTFGIGVDQEKYLEGATGQGDFLSKAKEAGMMWSWQAGYKFIVFEGMYTSSTTTTETAFAFHMGSHGTAVDNYKEVTLNLTNSARVRTNATPEIHIVSNVANILDGTTKFMLDDAPQIHVDGLKSPQIATNVNGMFSVNHVHN
- a CDS encoding alpha/beta fold hydrolase, which translates into the protein MLNYYSYPHKTSTEWVTFVHGAGGSSSIWYKQIRDFKKCFNVLILDLRGHGNSKPKLKDTFNLKYTFDSITADIVEVIEHLKIKKSHFIGISLGTILIRNLAEKKPELVKSMIMGGAIIKLNFRSQVLMKVGNIFKSVVPYMLLYKLFAFIIMPKKNHKKSRLLFVNEAKKLYQKEFLRWFKLTSEINPLLRFFRTKDINIPTFYVMGSEDHLFLPSIKNIVAKHKTSSLFVVDNCGHVVNVEQPETFNKQTINFITTLPV
- the trxA gene encoding thioredoxin; this translates as MEAQLEQTDFTNVIENNSNVLLDFYAEWCGPCQTLLPTIHKLADELKDEITIKKVNVDEYPEIASKFGIRNIPTLIFFKDGQATDRHIGLINESNLRDKINSLKHLF
- a CDS encoding cytochrome-c peroxidase, which produces MKKILITILGIFTLFSCSKEEEEYVHIPRDVTLKIPSNFPDIAYNLNKNPLTEDGIALGKKLFYEGRLASNGIISCGFCHEQQSAFTHHGHTISHGVDGKMGFRNTQPIQNLAFFSEFTWDGAAIHLDLQPIIPITSDVEMNETIPSIISKLSSYREYDLLFTNAFGDSEVNSERILKALSQFMLTIISGDSKYDKVIRKEGKMQFSTLENKGFTIFNNKCASCHSGSLFTDKNYRNNGIPVNPKFPEEEGRKRVSGLAEDYYKFRVPSLRNIEKSFPYMHDGRFGTLEDVLDFYTDGMVENGGKVDPLLVKTNGTLGIDLTTEGKKAIIAFLKTLTDKTFLSDERFAEY
- a CDS encoding acyltransferase family protein; protein product: MIKKRIESVDILRGITICAMILVNTPGTWSAVYSPLLHAKWHGLTPTDLIFPFFLFIVGISIFFAYKYKNPSKDIYKKIVIRSLKLVGLGLFLNLFIPYFPFFQDFETLRFLGVLQRIGIVFFISAILYLHFNWRVLAGITISILIIYWVLLGFVLLPNGTLPTFNRAPNNWAMYIDSNILGKHMWQPDYDPEGLLSTIPSIASCLIGVLIGTLLDQLKNIKPLLLVSFVFLILGYTLNLYFPINKAIWSSSFVLTTSGWASLILAGIYYLVDLKNVKFGRIFKYVGMNAITIYFLSSFISKTFYLTKVSETENIHSFLFKNIYIQSFFSAEFSSMLYAITVVAFYVLLGYILFKKKIFIKV
- a CDS encoding sensor histidine kinase is translated as MKLPLINTSYKIPIKYHFIFWGGYFILNFIRWGSYFNDYWYSIKSNLVEFPLHIIIVYFNIYYLFPNFILKKKYYMFFLYFISSLIVLYFVRTGFNYLLVSEKIWPEAEGIQEAFTFNHVIAVVLGEIYVIAFASTIKLMLDWMYEKNRVDSLQAMQLKTELQFLKAQIQPHFFFNTLNNLYALTLTDNKQASDVVLKLSKIMEYILYDAKEPKVKLLKEIKHIQNYIDLEKLRYDDKLIVEFTIQGAINNQKVPPLLFLSFIENCFKHGSKENENLEILIAFELTPNNLLRFSVSNNYNPAVKQTKKHGIGNKNLERRLELLFKNKYTLSKVRKDDKYMVDLTIQL
- a CDS encoding carboxymuconolactone decarboxylase family protein, whose product is MSTFNVPKKNEVSENNQAIFNQLEKGLGFVPNLYATFAHSKTALANFLAIGNGKTSFSAKEKEVINLAVSQVNECVYCLSAHTAIGKMNGFTANQILELRAGTASFDSKLDALAKFAKNIALNRGATDPKILENLFEQGYTKGNIADAVILVGEITITNYFHRTTEVAVDFPVVAVSDILATV